From a region of the Rouxiella sp. S1S-2 genome:
- a CDS encoding DUF2627 domain-containing protein: MCGIFSKEVLSKDVIVEYRFSADFYLSASSSNDSSLSV, from the coding sequence ATGTGTGGCATTTTCAGTAAAGAAGTTTTGAGTAAAGACGTTATCGTTGAATACCGCTTCTCTGCCGATTTTTATCTTAGTGCCTCAAGCAGTAACGACTCAAGTTTGTCTGTGTAA
- a CDS encoding YoaH family protein, producing MLTGMPSLSHKEQQEAADRIHVLMQEGMSSGEAIATVAAEIRETHKGDRVTVIFDDEDDE from the coding sequence ATGCTCACTGGTATGCCTTCACTTTCACACAAAGAGCAGCAAGAAGCCGCAGATCGTATTCATGTATTAATGCAGGAAGGCATGAGCAGCGGTGAGGCTATCGCCACGGTTGCCGCCGAAATTCGTGAAACCCACAAAGGTGACCGCGTGACGGTTATTTTTGATGATGAAGATGATGAATAA
- a CDS encoding DUF986 family protein — protein sequence MTLTDIALVIFTFLLLAYAVYDEFIMDKKNGKTLLRVNLQRRNKIDAIIFIGLVAILLYNNVNAHGSPITTYLLISLGLVAFYISFIRWPKMLLKPTGFYYANIFIHYARIQTMNLSEDGVLVIQLEQKKLLVRVSELDDLERIYKVMVSYQ from the coding sequence ATGACGTTGACAGATATCGCACTGGTTATTTTTACTTTTTTGCTGTTGGCCTATGCGGTTTATGATGAATTCATCATGGATAAAAAGAACGGCAAAACCTTGCTCAGGGTTAATCTGCAACGCAGAAACAAAATTGACGCGATCATTTTTATCGGCCTGGTGGCTATCCTGCTCTACAACAACGTTAACGCACACGGCAGTCCGATCACTACGTACCTGCTGATTAGCTTAGGCCTGGTGGCGTTTTATATTTCGTTTATCCGCTGGCCTAAAATGCTGTTGAAACCCACCGGCTTCTATTACGCCAATATCTTCATCCACTACGCACGGATCCAAACGATGAACCTCTCCGAAGACGGCGTGCTGGTGATACAGCTTGAGCAGAAGAAATTGCTGGTCAGGGTGAGTGAACTTGATGACCTTGAGAGAATTTATAAGGTCATGGTCAGCTACCAATAG
- a CDS encoding PTS mannose transporter subunit IID has protein sequence MVDKTQEKKLTPGDIRGVFLRSNLFQGSWNFERMQALGFCYCMVPAIRRLYPENNDDRKQAIKRHLEFFNTHPYVAAPVLGVTLAMEEQRANGAPIDDAAINGLKVGLMGPLAGVGDPIFWGTVRPVFAALGAGIAMSGSLLGPLLFFVLFNLVRLLNRYYGVAYGYKKGVDIVNDMGGGFLQKLTEGASILGLFVMGALVNKWTHVNIPLVVSEITDSTGKTTVTTVQGILDQLMPGLVPLLLTFGCMWLLRKKVNALWIIMGFFVLGIFGYWIGLLGR, from the coding sequence ATGGTTGATAAAACTCAAGAGAAAAAACTCACACCCGGCGATATTCGCGGTGTGTTCCTGCGCTCAAACCTGTTCCAGGGGTCATGGAACTTTGAACGCATGCAGGCGCTCGGCTTCTGTTACTGCATGGTGCCGGCTATTCGCCGTCTTTATCCTGAAAACAACGACGACCGCAAACAGGCGATCAAACGTCACCTGGAGTTCTTTAACACCCATCCTTACGTGGCGGCACCGGTTCTTGGTGTAACCCTGGCGATGGAAGAACAGCGTGCCAACGGCGCGCCTATCGACGATGCGGCAATCAACGGCCTTAAAGTGGGTCTGATGGGTCCGTTGGCCGGCGTGGGCGACCCCATCTTCTGGGGTACAGTACGTCCGGTGTTTGCAGCATTGGGTGCAGGTATCGCGATGAGCGGGAGCCTGCTGGGTCCGCTGCTGTTCTTTGTACTGTTTAACCTGGTACGCCTGCTTAACCGTTACTACGGCGTGGCCTATGGCTACAAAAAAGGTGTTGATATCGTTAACGATATGGGCGGCGGATTCCTGCAAAAACTGACTGAGGGGGCGTCAATTCTCGGCCTCTTTGTGATGGGGGCGCTGGTCAATAAGTGGACGCACGTTAACATACCGCTGGTGGTTTCAGAGATAACCGACAGTACCGGAAAAACCACGGTGACCACCGTACAGGGCATTCTCGATCAGTTAATGCCAGGCCTGGTGCCGCTGCTGCTGACTTTCGGCTGTATGTGGCTGCTGCGTAAGAAAGTCAATGCGCTGTGGATCATCATGGGCTTCTTCGTATTGGGTATTTTCGGCTATTGGATTGGTCTATTAGGCCGCTAA
- the manX gene encoding PTS mannose transporter subunit IIAB, with amino-acid sequence MSIAIIIGTHGSAAEQLLKTTEMLIGEQENVAYIDFVPGENADTLVEKYTAKLEGLDTQSGVLFLVDTWGGSPFNAASRIVIDKENYEVVTGVNIPMMVETFMGRDDNPSLSELTSIALETGRLGVRALKHDEPESDKPVTPPPAAKPAAPAKPLGPNDHMKIGLARIDDRLIHGQVATRWTKETNVNRIIVISDEVAADTVRKTLLTQVAPPGVTAHVVDVAKAIRVYDNPKYAGDRVMLLFTNPTDVVRVVEGGVKLSTVNIGGMAFKQGKTQVTNAVSVDQKDIEAFKKLNDRGIELEVRKVSSDSRLKMMDLINKMN; translated from the coding sequence GTGAGTATAGCTATTATCATCGGCACTCATGGTTCAGCGGCGGAACAGCTGCTGAAAACGACGGAAATGTTAATAGGCGAGCAAGAAAACGTTGCCTATATCGATTTCGTCCCTGGGGAAAACGCCGATACACTGGTTGAAAAATACACCGCAAAGCTTGAAGGTTTAGACACCCAAAGCGGCGTGCTGTTTTTGGTGGATACCTGGGGTGGCAGCCCGTTTAACGCCGCCAGCCGCATCGTCATCGATAAAGAAAATTACGAGGTCGTCACCGGAGTTAACATTCCAATGATGGTCGAAACGTTTATGGGACGCGACGACAACCCTTCCCTTTCCGAGCTCACCAGTATTGCGCTCGAAACAGGTCGGTTAGGCGTTAGAGCCTTAAAGCATGACGAACCTGAGAGTGATAAGCCCGTTACTCCCCCACCGGCTGCAAAACCCGCCGCGCCAGCTAAACCACTCGGTCCCAATGACCACATGAAAATTGGCCTGGCACGCATCGATGACCGTTTAATTCATGGACAGGTTGCGACCCGCTGGACCAAAGAGACCAACGTAAACCGCATCATTGTTATCAGCGATGAAGTCGCCGCCGACACGGTGCGTAAAACGTTGCTGACTCAGGTTGCGCCTCCAGGCGTAACGGCCCACGTTGTTGACGTTGCGAAAGCTATTCGCGTTTATGACAACCCGAAATATGCCGGCGATCGCGTTATGTTACTGTTCACCAACCCGACTGACGTTGTTCGTGTTGTTGAAGGCGGCGTAAAACTTAGCACCGTCAACATCGGGGGCATGGCGTTTAAGCAGGGTAAAACGCAGGTAACCAATGCCGTTTCCGTTGACCAAAAAGATATTGAAGCATTTAAGAAATTAAATGATAGAGGTATCGAACTCGAAGTGCGCAAAGTTTCCTCGGACAGTCGTCTGAAGATGATGGATTTGATTAACAAGATGAATTAA
- a CDS encoding PTS mannose/fructose/sorbose transporter subunit IIC — protein sequence MEITTLQIVLIFIVACIAGMESILDEFQFHRPLVACTLIGIVLGDMKTGIIIGGTLEMIALGWMNIGAAVAPDAALASIISTILVIAGGQSIGAGIALAIPLAAAGQVLTIIVRTITVAFQHAADKAAEKGNLSAISWIHVSALILQAMRIAIPAAIVAVSVGTSVVQSMLSAIPEVVTSGLNIAGGMIVVVGYAMVINMMRAGYLMPFFYLGFVTAAFTNFNLVALGVIGVVMAVLYIQLSPKYNKSSQAAGPAQGINDLDNELD from the coding sequence ATGGAGATCACCACACTACAAATTGTGCTGATATTTATTGTCGCATGTATTGCCGGAATGGAATCCATTCTGGATGAGTTTCAGTTTCACCGTCCATTAGTGGCCTGTACGTTAATCGGTATTGTTCTCGGCGATATGAAAACCGGGATCATTATCGGGGGTACCCTCGAAATGATCGCGCTGGGTTGGATGAACATCGGTGCCGCCGTGGCGCCTGATGCCGCTCTCGCGTCGATAATCTCAACTATTCTGGTTATTGCCGGTGGGCAGTCGATTGGTGCAGGTATCGCGTTGGCCATCCCTCTGGCCGCAGCAGGTCAGGTATTAACCATCATCGTTCGTACTATTACCGTGGCTTTCCAGCACGCAGCTGACAAGGCGGCAGAAAAAGGCAATCTCAGTGCCATTTCGTGGATACACGTTTCGGCGCTTATTCTGCAGGCGATGCGTATTGCCATTCCTGCCGCGATTGTTGCTGTTTCAGTCGGAACCAGCGTCGTTCAAAGCATGCTGAGCGCCATCCCAGAAGTCGTTACCAGCGGTCTGAACATCGCCGGTGGCATGATCGTGGTAGTAGGTTACGCCATGGTCATCAACATGATGCGCGCTGGATACCTGATGCCCTTCTTCTATCTGGGCTTCGTTACCGCGGCATTCACCAACTTCAACCTGGTTGCGCTGGGCGTAATTGGTGTGGTGATGGCAGTGCTGTATATCCAGTTGAGTCCGAAGTACAACAAGTCTTCACAGGCTGCCGGACCGGCTCAGGGTATTAACGATCTCGACAACGAATTGGACTAG
- a CDS encoding L-serine ammonia-lyase: MISVFDMFKVGIGPSSSHTLGPMKAGKQFADDLLEKNLLHDVTRIAVDVYGSLSLTGKGHHTDVAIILGLAGNKPDTVDIDAIPHFIKDVEQRQRLPVGDTQHEVDFPRDSGMVFRSENLSRHENGMQIHAFVGEKRVYSKTYYSVGGGFIVDDEHFGQPVLDQVTVPYAFNSASEMLQKCRETGLSLSGLMMKNELAQHSKAEIDRYFETIWQTMQACIDRGLNTEGVLPGPLRVPRRASALRRMLVSNDKLSNDPMVVIDWVNMFALAVNEENAAGGRVVTAPTNGACGIVPAVLAYYDKFIGSVSPDIYQRYFLTSGAIGILYKMNASISGAEVGCQGEVGVACSMAAAGLTELLGGSPEQVCVAAEIGMEHNLGLTCDPVAGQVQVPCIERNAIASVKAINSSRMALRRTSEPRVSLDKVIETMYETGKDMNSKYRETSRGGLAIKVQCD, encoded by the coding sequence GTGATCAGTGTTTTCGACATGTTTAAGGTGGGTATCGGCCCGTCGAGTTCCCACACCCTCGGCCCAATGAAAGCAGGCAAACAGTTTGCCGACGACCTGTTGGAAAAAAACCTGTTGCACGACGTTACGCGCATCGCCGTCGACGTTTACGGTTCGTTGTCACTGACCGGTAAAGGTCACCATACCGACGTCGCCATTATATTAGGCCTCGCCGGTAACAAGCCTGATACCGTCGATATCGATGCCATTCCGCACTTTATTAAAGACGTAGAACAGCGCCAGCGTTTGCCCGTTGGCGATACCCAGCATGAGGTGGACTTCCCTCGGGACAGCGGCATGGTCTTTCGCAGCGAGAATCTTTCGCGTCACGAAAACGGTATGCAGATCCACGCATTCGTTGGCGAAAAGAGGGTTTACAGCAAAACTTATTATTCGGTAGGCGGCGGATTTATCGTCGACGACGAGCATTTTGGCCAACCTGTTTTAGACCAGGTGACTGTGCCCTACGCCTTTAATTCGGCCAGTGAAATGCTGCAAAAATGTCGTGAAACCGGCCTTTCTCTGTCGGGCCTGATGATGAAAAACGAGCTGGCCCAGCATAGCAAAGCCGAAATTGACCGCTATTTCGAAACGATTTGGCAGACTATGCAGGCCTGTATCGATCGTGGCCTCAATACTGAAGGCGTGCTGCCTGGCCCGCTGCGCGTTCCGCGCCGTGCCTCGGCGTTGCGCCGCATGCTAGTGTCGAACGACAAGCTCTCCAACGATCCCATGGTAGTGATTGATTGGGTGAATATGTTTGCGCTGGCGGTAAACGAAGAGAACGCTGCAGGTGGCCGCGTTGTAACAGCACCTACCAACGGCGCCTGCGGCATTGTTCCCGCCGTGCTGGCCTACTACGACAAGTTTATCGGCTCAGTCAGCCCGGACATTTACCAACGCTATTTCCTGACATCAGGCGCTATCGGCATCCTTTATAAGATGAATGCGTCAATTTCAGGAGCAGAAGTCGGATGTCAGGGTGAAGTGGGCGTGGCTTGCTCAATGGCGGCGGCAGGTCTCACAGAACTGCTCGGCGGCAGCCCAGAGCAGGTTTGCGTGGCAGCTGAAATTGGTATGGAGCATAATTTGGGTCTGACCTGTGACCCTGTTGCAGGACAGGTTCAGGTTCCTTGTATCGAACGCAATGCTATCGCGTCGGTGAAAGCCATCAACTCATCGCGCATGGCGCTGCGTCGCACCAGCGAGCCGCGCGTATCGTTAGATAAAGTAATTGAAACGATGTATGAAACCGGCAAAGACATGAACTCGAAATACCGCGAAACATCCCGTGGCGGGTTGGCGATTAAAGTTCAGTGTGATTAA
- a CDS encoding polyphenol oxidase family protein, translating into MSDFSALLSQVPRIQHGFGSKEALLPISLRPYSDSLPTKKQVHGLNIVDVTVPRQHCGEADGFYTELPGILLAVFTADCLPIIFSRKDGGAVGAVHAGWRGLRHGIIEQMAQRINRQGSTADWVASIGPAAGACCYEVSQELVDEFQQGLSLPPALISPSYRHLDLGAIAHAKLIQAGFSAVDFTGSCTICTPNTAETVTEQTPNAQFKYTSFRRNSLQRAVDPSKPGISGRNQQSGIIILPD; encoded by the coding sequence ATGAGTGATTTTTCTGCCCTGCTCAGCCAAGTACCGCGAATTCAACACGGATTTGGCAGTAAAGAAGCATTGTTACCTATTTCGTTGCGGCCCTACAGCGACAGCCTACCCACTAAAAAACAGGTTCACGGCTTAAATATTGTCGATGTCACCGTACCCCGACAACACTGCGGCGAAGCTGACGGGTTTTATACCGAATTGCCAGGAATTCTACTGGCCGTGTTTACCGCAGACTGTTTGCCGATAATTTTTAGCCGCAAAGACGGTGGCGCGGTGGGGGCGGTGCATGCCGGATGGCGAGGATTGCGCCACGGCATTATCGAGCAAATGGCACAGCGCATTAATCGACAGGGTTCAACCGCGGACTGGGTTGCGTCGATCGGCCCGGCTGCGGGTGCCTGCTGCTATGAGGTAAGCCAGGAGTTGGTCGATGAGTTCCAACAGGGTTTGAGTCTTCCGCCAGCGCTTATTTCGCCGTCCTATCGGCATCTTGACCTTGGCGCCATAGCCCATGCCAAACTGATTCAGGCCGGTTTTTCGGCGGTGGATTTCACTGGGAGTTGCACCATTTGCACGCCCAACACTGCTGAAACAGTCACAGAGCAGACACCGAACGCCCAGTTTAAGTACACCAGCTTTCGTCGCAATAGTTTGCAACGCGCAGTAGACCCTTCCAAACCCGGCATCAGCGGCCGCAATCAGCAATCGGGAATAATCATCCTGCCCGACTGA
- the cspE gene encoding transcription antiterminator/RNA stability regulator CspE gives MAKIKGQVKWFNESKGFGFITPADGSKDVFVHFSAIQGNGFKTLAEGQNVEFEIQDGQKGPSAVNVTAI, from the coding sequence ATGGCAAAGATCAAAGGTCAAGTTAAGTGGTTCAACGAGTCTAAAGGCTTCGGTTTCATCACTCCAGCTGACGGCAGCAAAGACGTGTTCGTACACTTCTCTGCAATCCAGGGTAACGGCTTCAAAACTCTGGCTGAAGGCCAGAACGTTGAGTTCGAAATCCAAGATGGCCAGAAAGGCCCATCTGCAGTTAACGTAACTGCAATCTAA
- the pabB gene encoding aminodeoxychorismate synthase component 1 produces the protein MSAAQSIECKVLPYQPDALLTCFAPLSSLPWAMLLHSGSARHAHNRFDILVADPIVTLTTRDGTTDIERLETSPTQIETRHADPFLLLQQELESSGLQAVFTPDLPFQGGALGLLGYDLGRTVEALPSQAEKDIALPDMAMGIYDWALIADHKLQRLTLLSHGDINQRYEWLMQHQVKKSAVDFRLTSTWQANMTREEYGEKFRQVQEYLHSGDCYQINLAQRFKAEYEGDEWQAFLRLNNTNRAPFSAFLRLPDNAVLSLSPERFIWLEQDRVQTRPIKGTLPRSENPETDRLQAQRLARSEKDRAENLMIVDLLRNDIGRVATPGSVKVPELFVVEPFPAVHHLVSTITARLPAACHPASLLRACFPGGSITGAPKIRAMQIIEQLEPQRRNGYCGSIAYISCCGTMDSNITIRTLLTEQGNMFCWAGGGIVADSQEQAEYQETFDKVARILPLLGQDVVQ, from the coding sequence ATGTCAGCCGCCCAATCCATTGAATGTAAAGTCTTACCTTATCAGCCTGATGCGTTGCTCACCTGCTTTGCGCCACTCTCTTCTTTGCCTTGGGCGATGCTGCTGCACTCCGGCTCTGCCCGGCATGCGCATAACCGTTTTGATATCCTGGTCGCCGATCCGATAGTCACGCTGACAACCCGCGACGGGACGACTGACATCGAACGTCTTGAGACATCGCCGACGCAAATCGAAACCCGACATGCTGATCCTTTCTTATTATTGCAACAAGAGCTTGAGAGTAGCGGTCTGCAGGCTGTGTTTACCCCTGACTTGCCTTTTCAGGGCGGTGCGCTTGGGCTGTTGGGCTATGATCTTGGCAGAACTGTCGAAGCCCTGCCCTCGCAGGCTGAAAAAGATATCGCGCTGCCAGACATGGCAATGGGCATCTATGACTGGGCGCTGATTGCCGACCACAAGCTACAGCGGCTGACGTTGCTGTCTCACGGTGATATTAATCAGCGTTATGAATGGCTAATGCAGCATCAGGTCAAAAAATCTGCGGTTGATTTCCGACTGACCTCAACGTGGCAGGCGAACATGACCCGCGAGGAGTACGGTGAAAAATTCAGGCAGGTGCAGGAGTATTTACACAGCGGCGACTGTTATCAAATCAATTTGGCTCAGCGTTTTAAAGCAGAATATGAAGGTGATGAATGGCAGGCGTTTCTGCGGCTGAACAACACGAACCGTGCACCGTTTTCGGCCTTCCTGCGATTGCCTGACAATGCGGTTCTCAGCCTGTCTCCGGAGCGTTTTATCTGGCTGGAGCAGGACAGAGTGCAGACGCGTCCCATTAAGGGCACTCTGCCACGCAGTGAAAATCCAGAAACTGACCGGCTTCAGGCACAGCGTCTGGCGCGTTCAGAGAAAGATCGCGCCGAGAATCTGATGATCGTCGATTTACTGCGTAACGACATTGGTCGCGTAGCCACGCCGGGCAGCGTGAAAGTGCCCGAACTGTTTGTGGTCGAACCTTTCCCCGCCGTGCATCACTTGGTGAGCACGATCACCGCCAGACTGCCCGCCGCGTGTCATCCGGCCAGCCTGCTGCGCGCATGTTTTCCGGGTGGATCGATTACCGGCGCGCCAAAAATCAGAGCAATGCAGATTATCGAACAGCTCGAACCCCAGCGCCGAAATGGCTACTGCGGCAGCATCGCCTACATCAGCTGCTGCGGCACCATGGACAGTAATATCACCATTCGCACGCTGTTGACCGAACAAGGAAATATGTTCTGCTGGGCCGGTGGCGGTATTGTGGCCGACAGTCAGGAGCAGGCGGAATATCAGGAAACCTTTGATAAAGTCGCCCGCATTTTGCCGTTGCTCGGCCAGGACGTCGTGCAATGA
- a CDS encoding CoA pyrophosphatase: MNAFGDVNSQPLPPAVEEFVRQFQLHLPTQTVHRASGRRQAAVLVPIICREEPTLLLTRRSDKLRKHAGQVAFPGGSVDESDLSLVFTALREAHEEVAIPPASVRVLGQLNPVDSSSGFQVTPIVGLLPVDVPLHPNEDEVAELFEIPLQEALNLARYHPLDFHRAGVSRRVYLSWYEEQFVWGMTAGIILQLAKQIGR, translated from the coding sequence ATGAATGCCTTCGGTGACGTCAACTCTCAGCCGCTGCCTCCGGCGGTGGAAGAGTTTGTGCGTCAGTTTCAGTTACACCTTCCAACACAAACTGTCCACAGGGCGTCGGGTCGTCGTCAAGCCGCCGTGCTGGTGCCGATTATCTGTCGGGAAGAACCTACGCTATTGCTGACTCGCCGATCGGATAAACTCAGAAAGCATGCGGGCCAGGTCGCGTTCCCGGGCGGTTCTGTCGATGAGTCAGACCTGTCGCTGGTGTTTACTGCCTTGCGTGAAGCTCACGAAGAAGTGGCGATTCCGCCCGCCTCGGTGCGCGTGCTGGGGCAGTTGAATCCGGTAGACAGCAGCAGCGGATTTCAGGTCACGCCGATTGTTGGACTGCTGCCGGTTGATGTCCCGCTGCATCCTAATGAGGATGAAGTGGCCGAACTGTTTGAAATTCCTCTTCAGGAAGCGCTCAACCTGGCGCGCTATCATCCGCTTGATTTCCACCGCGCCGGCGTCAGTCGCCGAGTTTATCTTTCGTGGTATGAAGAGCAGTTTGTATGGGGAATGACCGCAGGAATTATTTTACAGCTGGCGAAACAGATTGGCCGGTAA
- a CDS encoding TerC family protein, whose amino-acid sequence MEFLMDPSIWVGLLTLIVLEIVLGIDNLVFIAILADKLPPKQRDKARIIGLSLALIMRLGLLSLISWMVKLTTPLFSIAQFTFSGRDLILLVGGLFLLFKATSELHERLEGHNDIGGNNRGYSSFWSVVAQIVVLDAVFSLDAVITAVGMVNNLAVMMTAVVIAMGVMLLASKSLTRFVNAHPTVVVLCLSFLLMIGLSLIAEGFGFHIPKGYLYAAIGFSVLIELFNQIARRNFLKSQSHRPMRERTAEAIHRLMGGKRDNHQHEDDNHDAAKPKDETFAEEERFMISGVLTLASRTLRSIMTPRNDISWVDCERSAADIREQLLDTPHSLFPICRQSLDDVIGVVRAKDLLVALENGEDIVAYAEKTPPIVVPETMDVIKLLAVLRRAKGRLVVVSNEFGVIQGLVTPLDVLEAIAGEFPDEDETPDVVVDGDGWMAKGGTDLHSLEQLLNTYDLVSPNADYATLAGLLLSQSGQMPVEGEIIEIPPLRFEVIEVAEYRIERVRITKISSHDGRDQEE is encoded by the coding sequence ATGGAATTTTTAATGGACCCTTCGATTTGGGTCGGTTTGCTGACACTGATCGTGTTAGAGATTGTGCTGGGGATCGACAACCTGGTATTTATTGCTATTTTGGCCGACAAACTGCCGCCAAAACAGCGAGATAAAGCACGCATTATCGGTTTGTCACTGGCGCTGATTATGCGCCTGGGACTGCTCTCTCTGATTTCGTGGATGGTGAAACTCACCACTCCGCTGTTTAGCATTGCACAATTCACCTTCTCGGGACGTGACCTGATCCTGTTGGTCGGCGGACTTTTCCTGTTGTTTAAAGCCACCAGCGAGCTGCATGAACGGCTGGAAGGGCACAATGACATAGGCGGTAATAACCGCGGATATTCCAGTTTCTGGTCGGTCGTGGCGCAAATCGTGGTGCTGGATGCCGTGTTTTCGCTCGATGCGGTCATTACGGCCGTGGGTATGGTGAACAACCTTGCCGTGATGATGACCGCCGTGGTTATCGCCATGGGCGTCATGCTGCTGGCATCTAAGTCGTTGACGCGCTTCGTGAATGCGCATCCTACGGTCGTTGTATTGTGTCTTAGCTTCCTGCTGATGATCGGCCTTAGCCTGATTGCCGAAGGATTTGGCTTCCATATTCCGAAAGGATACCTCTACGCGGCGATTGGCTTCTCGGTTCTGATTGAGTTGTTTAACCAGATTGCGCGCCGAAACTTCCTGAAAAGTCAGTCACATCGCCCGATGCGTGAACGCACCGCCGAAGCAATTCATCGACTGATGGGCGGTAAGCGCGATAATCATCAGCATGAAGACGACAATCACGACGCCGCCAAGCCGAAGGATGAAACGTTCGCCGAAGAAGAGCGTTTTATGATAAGTGGCGTGTTGACCCTGGCCTCGCGCACACTGCGCAGCATTATGACGCCACGCAACGACATCTCATGGGTTGACTGTGAACGTTCTGCCGCAGATATCCGCGAACAGTTACTGGATACGCCGCACAGTTTGTTCCCGATTTGCCGACAGTCTCTGGACGACGTCATCGGCGTGGTGCGAGCAAAAGATCTGCTGGTGGCGCTGGAAAACGGTGAGGATATCGTGGCTTATGCCGAGAAAACGCCTCCCATCGTGGTGCCCGAAACCATGGACGTTATCAAGCTGCTGGCGGTTCTGCGTCGCGCGAAAGGGCGTTTAGTGGTGGTAAGCAACGAGTTTGGCGTTATTCAAGGTCTGGTGACGCCGCTTGACGTACTCGAAGCGATAGCCGGTGAATTCCCCGACGAAGACGAAACGCCTGACGTAGTGGTTGATGGTGACGGCTGGATGGCAAAAGGCGGCACGGACCTGCACTCGCTTGAACAACTGCTTAACACCTATGACCTGGTCAGCCCGAATGCCGACTATGCAACCCTTGCAGGTCTGCTGCTTTCGCAATCCGGGCAGATGCCTGTTGAGGGGGAAATTATTGAAATACCCCCTCTGCGCTTTGAAGTGATTGAAGTGGCTGAATACCGCATCGAACGTGTGCGTATTACCAAAATCTCCTCCCACGATGGGCGAGACCAAGAAGAGTAA
- the rlmA gene encoding 23S rRNA (guanine(745)-N(1))-methyltransferase: protein MTYQCPLCHLPLQRLDKQWRCENNHQFDNAKEGYVNLLPVQHKRSKQPGDSAEMMLSRRTFLEGAHYQPLRDRVVALLDQHLSAEADALLDIGCGEGYYTSAMEQALNARRRIQVYGLDVAKVAVRYAAKRYPDVAFCVASSHRLPFADASLDAIVRIYAPCKAAELHRALKPSGLVLTVAPGPRHLYQLKACIYSEVQLHSDAEESLEGFERVSTESLEYSMNLNGKQAFDLLQMTPFAWRATEAVMAELSQRESFSCETDFVISLFRRKESAIGS, encoded by the coding sequence ATGACCTATCAATGTCCTCTTTGTCATCTTCCTTTGCAACGCCTTGATAAACAATGGCGCTGCGAAAACAATCATCAGTTCGACAATGCCAAAGAGGGATACGTAAACCTTTTGCCCGTGCAGCATAAACGGTCTAAACAACCGGGTGACAGCGCCGAGATGATGCTTTCACGCCGCACTTTTCTGGAAGGGGCACACTACCAGCCGCTGCGTGACAGAGTGGTTGCGCTGCTTGACCAGCATCTGAGTGCTGAAGCCGATGCGTTGCTGGATATTGGCTGTGGTGAAGGTTATTACACCTCGGCAATGGAGCAGGCGCTTAATGCCCGTCGTCGCATACAGGTTTATGGGCTTGATGTTGCCAAGGTTGCCGTCCGTTATGCCGCTAAACGCTATCCTGACGTGGCGTTCTGCGTTGCCTCAAGCCATCGCCTGCCTTTTGCCGACGCCTCTCTGGATGCGATTGTGCGCATATACGCGCCCTGCAAAGCCGCCGAGCTGCATCGTGCGCTTAAACCCTCAGGATTAGTGCTAACCGTAGCGCCCGGACCGCGGCATTTATATCAGTTAAAAGCCTGCATTTATTCTGAAGTTCAGCTTCACAGTGACGCAGAAGAGAGTTTGGAAGGTTTTGAGCGAGTGAGCACCGAGTCACTGGAGTACAGCATGAACCTTAATGGCAAACAGGCTTTTGATTTATTACAGATGACGCCGTTCGCCTGGCGAGCAACCGAAGCGGTGATGGCCGAGCTATCGCAGCGTGAGAGCTTTAGCTGTGAAACTGACTTCGTGATAAGCCTGTTTCGCCGTAAAGAGTCGGCTATTGGTAGCTGA